The following are from one region of the Neurospora crassa OR74A linkage group III, whole genome shotgun sequence genome:
- the cdc42 gene encoding rho-type GTPase, variant has product MIGDEPYTLGLFDTAGQEDYDRLRPLSYPQTDVFLICFSVASPASFENVSQKWAPEVNHHCPGVPFLIVGTQKDLRSDKELRDKLAQRKQSMIEFKQGEKLAQDLDAVKYVECSALTQEGLKNVFDEAIVAALEPPQKKTSKRDKKCLIL; this is encoded by the exons GATCGGTGATGAGCCCTATACGCTCGGCCTGTTCGATACAGCAGGACAAGAAGATTACGACCGTTTACGTCCGCTATCATACCCCCAGACCGACGTCTTCCTCATCTGCTTCAGCGTTGCATCGCCCGCCTCGTTCGAAAACGTGTCCCAGAAATGGGCCCCCGAAGTCAACCATCACTGCCCCGGCGTGCCCTTCCTCATCGTCGGAACGCAGAAGGATTTGCGCTCCGACAAGGAACTGAGGGACAAGCTTGCCCAGCGCAAGCAGTCGATGATAGAGTTCAAGCAGGGAGAGAAGCTTGCTCAGGATCTTGACGCCGTCAAATACGTCGAGTGCAGTGCGCTGACACAGGAAGGTCTCAAGAACGTGTTTGACGAG GCCATCGTTGCGGCACTGGAGCCGCCTCAGAAAAAGACAAGTAAAAGGGACAAGAAGTGCTTGATTCTGTGA